A single window of Granulicella sibirica DNA harbors:
- a CDS encoding GH39 family glycosyl hydrolase: MRLPLLLTLFLTLTAPAQTIDATQTGTPFPHFWEQTFGSGRAILSLRESYRNDLRTVKQATDFKSIRFHGIFMDEVGIYDPDRVYVTPGQATRKDDTAAAPYNFSYVDQIYDGLLANHVQPFVELSFMPRQLASDPKALHAFWYKQNVSPPADYAKWDAMIAAFASHLIDRYGIAEVSQWNFEVWNEPNIDFWVGNPKQSTYFTFYEHTARALKQVNTSIRVGGPATAQAAWVGDFLKYCHDHNVPVDFASTHVYANDTAPDVLHTKENVPRDKMVARAVAKVHTEILASPLPKTPLIFSEYNASYANEPNVTDSIYLGSWLANNIAQCDGLTESMAYWAFSDVFEEQGVVRTPFYGGFGLLAADSIPKPALNAFAMLHRLGDTRLPSPDPSTLVTRRADGTLVIALWNYAAPIGTGAHYTSGESTGPSKSFSFDLKNLPSNAKAILYRLDENHGNVLKAYDAMGRPALLTQRQIHDLQGAGQPAPIELLPMQNGKVQLDVPPQGLYVLEIK, translated from the coding sequence ATGCGCCTCCCCCTCCTGTTAACCCTGTTCCTAACCCTCACCGCCCCCGCTCAGACCATCGACGCGACCCAAACCGGCACTCCCTTTCCCCACTTCTGGGAACAGACCTTCGGCTCTGGCCGAGCAATCCTCTCCCTCCGCGAGAGCTACCGCAATGACCTCCGCACCGTGAAGCAAGCCACCGACTTCAAGTCCATCCGCTTCCACGGCATCTTTATGGACGAGGTCGGAATCTACGACCCCGACCGCGTCTACGTTACCCCCGGCCAGGCCACCCGCAAGGACGATACCGCCGCCGCCCCCTACAACTTCTCCTACGTCGACCAGATCTACGACGGTCTCCTCGCCAACCACGTCCAACCCTTCGTGGAACTCTCCTTCATGCCACGCCAGTTGGCCTCCGACCCCAAGGCCCTTCACGCATTTTGGTACAAGCAAAACGTCTCCCCACCCGCCGACTACGCGAAGTGGGACGCCATGATCGCCGCCTTCGCCTCGCACCTTATCGACCGCTACGGCATAGCCGAAGTCTCACAATGGAACTTCGAGGTCTGGAATGAGCCCAATATCGATTTCTGGGTCGGCAATCCCAAGCAGAGCACCTACTTCACCTTCTATGAGCACACCGCCCGCGCCCTCAAGCAGGTGAATACCAGCATTCGCGTCGGTGGCCCCGCCACCGCGCAAGCCGCGTGGGTCGGAGACTTTCTGAAGTATTGCCACGATCACAACGTTCCGGTCGACTTCGCCAGCACCCACGTCTACGCGAACGACACCGCCCCAGACGTCCTCCACACTAAGGAAAACGTGCCTCGCGACAAGATGGTCGCCCGCGCCGTCGCCAAGGTCCACACCGAGATTCTGGCCTCGCCCCTGCCCAAAACGCCCCTCATTTTCTCCGAGTACAACGCCAGCTACGCCAACGAGCCCAACGTCACCGACTCCATCTACCTGGGCTCGTGGCTGGCAAATAATATCGCCCAGTGCGACGGCCTCACCGAGTCCATGGCTTATTGGGCCTTCTCAGACGTCTTTGAAGAACAGGGTGTGGTCCGCACTCCTTTCTATGGAGGTTTCGGTCTCCTCGCAGCCGACAGCATCCCCAAACCTGCCCTTAACGCCTTCGCGATGCTCCACCGCCTCGGCGACACGCGTCTCCCCTCACCCGACCCATCCACCCTCGTCACTCGCAGGGCCGACGGAACCCTCGTCATCGCCCTCTGGAATTACGCCGCGCCCATCGGGACAGGTGCTCACTACACCTCTGGTGAATCCACCGGTCCTTCAAAATCCTTCTCTTTTGATCTCAAAAACCTTCCCTCGAACGCCAAAGCCATCCTCTATCGCCTCGATGAGAATCACGGCAACGTTCTCAAGGCTTACGACGCCATGGGCCGTCCTGCTCTCCTCACCCAACGACAGATTCACGACCTTCAGGGGGCCGGACAACCCGCCCCCATCGAGCTTCTTCCGATGCAGAACGGAAAGGTACAACTTGACGTCCCACCCCAGGGTCTCTACGTTCTGGAGATCAAGTAG
- a CDS encoding glucoamylase family protein, whose translation MDEKRRSSSSQLNPSLLNRREALRLVTAAGLTPPLAFASTGGPQAARPPRPPAQPVSAETSIPNLTLAQDAFLDDLEHSACRFFFEQAHPKNGQVRDRGPAAGNEIRRAASTAATGFGLTALCIADVHHYYPTTDIRTRVLNTLQFHLEQMVHERGFLFHFADIVTGKRIWDCEMSSIDTAIFLCGALTCKAYFAGDTGPERQIRELATKLYERVDWPWMLNGGSTFSMGYKPESGFLKARWSTYCELMMLYLLAIGSTTHPIEPTYWQNFARPYINYAGFRYLSDLAPLFTHQYSHAWFDFRNQRDRYVNYFQNSVAATRAHKAFCLAQANQYSDDYWGVTASDSIAGYTAWGGPPMLGRIDGSVVPSAAAGSLPFLPQECLRTLMAMRERYEQNAWGRYGFVDAFHPTSDWYDTDIIGIDQGISLLMAENLRTEFVWKTFMSNPEPQAAMKLAGFHT comes from the coding sequence ATGGACGAGAAACGGCGCTCCAGTTCGAGCCAGCTGAACCCGAGCCTGCTAAACCGCAGGGAAGCCCTGCGCCTCGTCACCGCCGCAGGCCTTACGCCTCCGCTCGCTTTTGCTTCTACTGGAGGCCCCCAAGCCGCTCGTCCACCCCGCCCGCCCGCGCAGCCCGTTTCGGCTGAAACCAGCATTCCAAACCTCACCCTCGCGCAGGACGCCTTCCTCGACGACCTGGAGCATAGCGCCTGTCGCTTCTTCTTTGAGCAGGCCCACCCGAAAAACGGGCAGGTCCGGGACCGTGGACCGGCGGCAGGAAACGAGATCAGGCGTGCTGCTTCTACAGCGGCCACGGGATTTGGTCTGACGGCGTTATGTATTGCCGACGTTCACCACTACTATCCGACTACCGACATTCGAACGCGCGTGCTCAATACGCTGCAGTTTCACCTTGAGCAGATGGTGCATGAGCGGGGATTTCTCTTTCATTTCGCGGATATTGTGACGGGAAAGCGCATATGGGATTGCGAGATGTCGTCGATCGATACGGCGATCTTTCTTTGTGGGGCGCTTACATGCAAGGCCTACTTTGCTGGAGATACTGGGCCGGAGCGGCAGATTCGGGAGCTTGCGACCAAGCTGTATGAGCGCGTGGACTGGCCCTGGATGCTGAACGGCGGATCAACGTTTTCAATGGGTTACAAGCCCGAATCGGGCTTTCTCAAGGCTCGGTGGAGCACATATTGCGAGCTGATGATGCTGTATCTGCTGGCAATAGGCTCGACTACCCATCCAATCGAACCTACTTACTGGCAGAACTTTGCGCGGCCCTATATCAATTACGCCGGGTTCCGGTATCTATCTGATTTGGCACCACTTTTCACGCATCAGTATTCTCATGCGTGGTTTGATTTCCGGAATCAGCGGGACAGGTATGTGAACTATTTTCAGAATTCGGTGGCCGCGACACGGGCGCACAAGGCGTTCTGCCTGGCCCAGGCGAACCAGTATAGTGATGATTATTGGGGAGTTACGGCTTCCGACTCGATTGCGGGGTACACGGCGTGGGGTGGGCCCCCGATGCTCGGGCGGATCGATGGATCGGTGGTGCCCTCGGCGGCAGCGGGGTCTTTGCCGTTTCTGCCGCAGGAGTGTTTGCGGACCTTGATGGCCATGCGGGAGAGGTATGAGCAGAATGCGTGGGGACGGTATGGGTTTGTAGACGCGTTTCATCCGACTTCGGACTGGTATGACACTGATATCATTGGGATTGACCAGGGGATCAGCCTGCTGATGGCGGAGAATCTGCGGACGGAGTTCGTCTGGAAGACCTTCATGTCGAACCCGGAACCTCAGGCGGCGATGAAACTCGCCGGATTCCACACTTAG
- a CDS encoding phage tail protein: MAGISKVSSLKHSTEVAEHRSGGDPSTAHNSPGRAKYEAITLERGLTQNLAFHDWAGLAGNLEAGSGPEVSPPNFRKDLYLEMYNEAGQLLIAYKIYRCWVSEYQALPDLDSNAIAIQHIRLENEGWEQDPSVDEAKATSAATA; the protein is encoded by the coding sequence GTGGCCGGCATCAGCAAGGTCTCTTCACTGAAGCACAGCACCGAGGTCGCCGAGCATCGTTCCGGCGGCGATCCTTCGACGGCACACAATTCTCCCGGCCGTGCAAAATACGAGGCCATTACACTCGAGCGCGGCCTCACGCAGAACCTCGCCTTTCACGACTGGGCTGGTCTCGCGGGGAACTTAGAAGCCGGTTCCGGCCCCGAGGTCTCGCCCCCGAACTTCCGCAAGGATCTCTACCTCGAGATGTACAACGAAGCTGGTCAACTCTTGATCGCGTACAAGATCTATCGCTGCTGGGTCTCGGAGTACCAGGCCCTGCCCGATCTTGATTCCAACGCAATCGCCATCCAGCACATCAGGCTCGAGAATGAAGGCTGGGAACAGGACCCCAGTGTGGACGAAGCGAAGGCGACCTCGGCTGCGACGGCATAG
- a CDS encoding phage tail sheath subtilisin-like domain-containing protein: MATFTYPGVYIQEIPSAAHTITGVATSIAAFAGWAARGPTGAANLVLSWPDFERSFGGLDPNSNLGYAVQQFFLNGGQQAYIIRLTTTGLTGVAGGTPVAATATITMTGGSLAFTAHAKGAWANSYGLLVAKSSDKVAAHFRLSLVYAPLGAIAATVESWDNLDDTGLGTIISNYGIFSVTSAPTGVPALGLTSLTSGADGTNAAQAAATISGLTFDSTTTTGPSVVTIETGGAGGLTLTAANAGAWGNGLSAQIQPGADDYTRFTLSVLLVDPVSFARSVVESFSNLSLDPRDASGRYVVQVLNEQSNYMTASMDAATPLVITNTPSVPAGPLAAGSASICLIEGVDGSVLTPTMTAGSPGNFETALLANGAGVNLLDSVPLFNILVVPGEIDPATISTLQAYAVGKRAFLIVDCEQDASFRSLQTGPDPGMTGQNGINAAFYFPWVNAYDPVQDVTRPFPPSGMVAGLYAATDASRGVWKAPAGISAGLTGEAGLTNTLTDIQNGVLNVQAINCIRHFPAYGDVVWGSRTMRGNDEAGSDWKYVPVRRFALFLESSLHRGSQWVVFEPNDETLWGQVRLNVGAFMQGLFLQGAFAGSTPRQAYFVKCDAENNPPASIAQGIVNILVGFAPLYPAEFVVIQIEQIAAQSQPKDGIPWHSFRETRSALIPTRTSNSASSGTESMWPASARSLH; encoded by the coding sequence ATGGCCACGTTTACCTATCCCGGCGTATACATCCAGGAGATTCCGAGTGCGGCTCACACCATCACCGGCGTTGCGACCTCGATCGCGGCGTTCGCCGGTTGGGCTGCGCGTGGACCAACCGGCGCTGCGAACCTCGTCCTCAGTTGGCCGGACTTCGAGCGGAGCTTCGGCGGTCTCGATCCGAACAGCAACCTCGGTTATGCCGTCCAGCAGTTTTTTCTGAACGGGGGGCAGCAGGCCTATATCATCCGGCTTACCACAACAGGCCTTACGGGCGTCGCAGGCGGAACTCCCGTCGCCGCGACGGCGACCATCACCATGACCGGCGGAAGCCTGGCCTTCACCGCCCATGCGAAGGGCGCGTGGGCCAACTCCTACGGGCTTCTGGTCGCGAAGAGCTCGGACAAGGTAGCCGCGCACTTCAGGCTCTCGCTCGTCTATGCCCCACTTGGGGCTATAGCCGCCACGGTGGAATCGTGGGACAACCTCGACGACACCGGGCTCGGAACAATCATCTCGAACTACGGCATATTTTCGGTGACCAGCGCGCCGACAGGAGTCCCCGCGCTTGGGCTCACCTCGCTGACTTCTGGCGCGGATGGAACGAACGCGGCGCAGGCTGCGGCTACGATCTCCGGCCTGACCTTCGATTCCACAACAACCACCGGTCCGAGTGTCGTCACGATTGAAACGGGTGGCGCCGGAGGCTTGACGCTGACCGCAGCGAACGCGGGAGCCTGGGGCAACGGACTCTCGGCGCAGATACAGCCAGGGGCCGATGACTACACGCGCTTTACGCTGTCCGTGCTGCTTGTCGATCCCGTGTCGTTCGCGCGGAGTGTCGTCGAGAGCTTCAGCAATCTCTCGCTGGACCCGAGGGACGCCTCCGGCCGGTATGTCGTTCAGGTGCTCAATGAGCAATCGAACTACATGACTGCCTCAATGGACGCCGCCACACCTCTCGTCATCACCAACACGCCCAGTGTCCCTGCGGGTCCGCTCGCCGCAGGGTCTGCAAGCATATGTCTGATCGAGGGAGTCGACGGATCCGTGCTCACGCCAACCATGACCGCCGGAAGCCCGGGCAACTTCGAAACCGCCCTCCTGGCGAACGGTGCTGGCGTGAATCTCCTCGACAGCGTGCCCCTCTTCAACATCCTCGTCGTCCCAGGCGAGATCGATCCCGCAACCATCTCGACGCTTCAGGCCTACGCCGTCGGCAAGCGCGCGTTCCTCATCGTCGACTGCGAACAGGATGCCTCCTTCAGGTCCCTCCAGACCGGCCCCGACCCCGGCATGACCGGGCAGAACGGCATCAACGCCGCCTTCTATTTCCCGTGGGTCAATGCCTATGACCCTGTCCAGGACGTGACGCGGCCCTTTCCCCCCAGCGGTATGGTCGCGGGCCTCTATGCCGCCACCGATGCCTCACGTGGCGTCTGGAAAGCCCCAGCCGGCATCAGCGCCGGCCTCACCGGAGAGGCAGGCTTGACCAATACCCTGACGGACATTCAGAACGGCGTTCTCAACGTGCAGGCCATCAACTGCATCCGGCACTTCCCGGCCTACGGCGATGTGGTCTGGGGCTCGCGCACCATGCGCGGCAACGACGAGGCCGGGTCGGACTGGAAGTACGTGCCTGTTCGGCGCTTCGCGCTCTTCCTCGAGAGCAGCCTCCATCGCGGATCGCAATGGGTCGTCTTTGAGCCCAACGACGAGACGTTATGGGGACAGGTCCGGCTCAACGTCGGCGCGTTCATGCAGGGACTCTTCCTGCAGGGTGCGTTCGCCGGATCGACGCCGCGACAGGCCTACTTCGTGAAGTGCGACGCGGAGAACAATCCCCCGGCGAGCATCGCGCAGGGCATCGTGAATATCCTGGTGGGCTTCGCTCCGTTGTACCCTGCCGAGTTCGTCGTGATCCAGATCGAGCAGATTGCCGCTCAAAGCCAACCTAAAGACGGAATTCCATGGCACAGCTTTCGGGAAACGCGCAGCGCCTTGATCCCTACAAGAACTTCAAATTCCGCATCAAGTGGGACGGAGTCTATGTGGCCGGCATCAGCAAGGTCTCTTCACTGA
- a CDS encoding TonB-dependent receptor, which produces MPHPVIRKSSLFSLLSLVLILLATSLSAFAQFDAASVLGYVRDSSGAAIAQSSVTLTNQDTGIIQTVKSDASGRYEFASVPIGAYRVSAESAGFSRSETEPFRLTVNARQRVDLDLKNGSVTEAVTVTSAPTLLETETSSRGQVILPQQIQDLPLNGRSYADLALLVPGVRKSTLENQTTSSREASFNVNGQRSAFNNFLLDGLDNNNYGTSNQGFANENIPPSPDAVGEFRIETDNYSAEYGRASGAVINASIRRGTNSFHGRAWDFNRNTAFNAIGPFAPVLGVKPSLIRNQFGGTFGGPIFKDRTFFFADYEGLRQISKTLTQVTLPTAEQRSGVFLLHRVDGSTAPIPLQNPINGSQFYNGTITANQITAFSSAVLNALPANTVAVAGANGFGNNYISTPRGTVQDDKGDIRLDHKWNEKLSLFFRYSEHQATIIDPNSIPGAAGGSQANGTVHIFNQQVAAGATYTINSNSLLDARVAYTWNEGGKTPYGLGQPSLLTANGITNGIPTDPAISRSLNGQAVSGFTAFGGQTSNPQFQNPFVIDPKVNYTLIRGNHSIKIGYEFQSISTAIDDFNPVYGSDTYGGGFAAVTAANCTAGQVSTATTPCTPTDTAAGNTASTQISQARNLADFMFGNRSAYQLNNFVVINLRQKMNFMYVQDDFKLFPNLTINAGLRYELVTPQYTDGNHQANFDPTTNSLIQAKDGSIYNRALVNMQKNNLGPRFGFSYSPDSVSTIRGGYGINYTQFNREGGENLLAYNGPYIVGASINQLPSQGICTSDTQDQTTCFRQTQQGYSTTLVSPSAFNPLKVQSRYIPRNNPTGYVQSFHLSAQRQLPRNIVLDLAYVGSKGTHLMVLGDQNQAAVQSVTSATCSITPNSNGTATYISSGCPSEQSRRPITNFAGIEVATGIGYSNYNALQFKAEKRYGNGLYLINSFTYSRGFDIASGHLETAFGDNSRVNLANLRGDYGPSGYDQPLNNTTSILYDLPFGKGRRFGNSSPYLVRQALGGWQLTIINQSTSGVPLNLNYSINSGFTVSDLLTFRPNVTGNPLASKSAYVKTATALNGFFNSASVAVPYTNNPFGNSQRNSVRGPIYNQTDFGLHKAFDLWREDTKLDIRGEAFNVLNHVNYTGPDTNRSNSTFGSITGFNPARQLQVAAKLIF; this is translated from the coding sequence ATGCCTCACCCGGTTATACGGAAGAGCAGCCTCTTCTCCCTGCTCTCCCTCGTATTGATTCTTCTTGCGACGTCGCTCTCGGCTTTTGCCCAGTTCGACGCTGCCTCTGTCCTGGGCTACGTCCGCGATAGCAGCGGCGCCGCAATCGCCCAGAGCAGCGTGACGCTCACCAACCAGGACACGGGCATCATCCAGACGGTAAAGTCCGATGCCTCGGGCCGCTATGAGTTCGCCAGTGTGCCGATCGGCGCGTATCGCGTTTCGGCGGAGTCCGCAGGTTTCTCGCGCTCGGAGACAGAGCCCTTTCGCCTCACCGTCAATGCGCGTCAACGCGTCGATCTCGACCTCAAGAATGGTTCTGTAACCGAGGCTGTTACAGTGACCAGCGCGCCGACCTTGCTCGAGACGGAGACAAGCTCGCGTGGCCAGGTGATCCTGCCGCAGCAGATCCAGGATCTTCCGCTGAATGGCCGTTCTTATGCGGACCTCGCCCTGCTCGTTCCGGGTGTGCGCAAGTCAACGCTCGAGAACCAGACGACAAGCAGCCGCGAAGCATCGTTCAACGTGAACGGACAACGCTCGGCCTTCAACAACTTCCTTCTCGACGGACTCGATAACAACAACTACGGCACGTCCAACCAGGGCTTCGCCAACGAGAACATTCCTCCTTCGCCCGATGCGGTCGGGGAGTTCCGCATCGAGACCGATAACTACTCGGCCGAGTATGGACGCGCTTCTGGCGCTGTCATCAACGCGAGCATTCGGCGCGGCACCAACTCGTTCCACGGACGTGCATGGGACTTCAACCGCAACACCGCCTTCAACGCGATCGGACCCTTCGCTCCGGTGCTCGGCGTGAAGCCAAGCCTCATTCGCAACCAGTTCGGCGGCACCTTCGGCGGACCAATCTTCAAGGACCGCACCTTCTTCTTCGCCGACTACGAAGGCCTTCGGCAGATCAGCAAGACGCTGACGCAGGTGACGCTGCCTACGGCCGAACAGCGCAGCGGCGTGTTCCTTCTGCATCGCGTCGACGGCTCGACCGCGCCTATCCCACTGCAAAACCCCATCAACGGATCACAGTTCTACAACGGCACGATCACCGCGAACCAGATCACCGCCTTCTCTTCTGCCGTGCTGAATGCGCTTCCGGCAAACACCGTCGCGGTGGCAGGCGCGAACGGCTTCGGCAACAACTACATCAGCACGCCGCGCGGTACCGTGCAGGATGATAAGGGCGACATACGCCTCGATCATAAGTGGAACGAGAAGCTCTCGCTCTTCTTCCGCTATAGCGAGCACCAGGCCACGATCATCGATCCAAACTCGATCCCCGGCGCGGCAGGTGGAAGCCAGGCGAACGGCACGGTTCATATCTTCAACCAGCAGGTCGCAGCGGGTGCGACTTACACCATCAACTCGAATTCGCTGCTCGATGCACGCGTCGCGTACACGTGGAACGAAGGCGGGAAGACGCCGTATGGTCTTGGTCAGCCGAGCCTGCTCACCGCCAATGGCATCACCAACGGCATTCCTACCGATCCGGCGATTTCGCGCAGCCTCAACGGCCAGGCTGTCAGCGGCTTCACGGCGTTCGGTGGGCAGACCTCGAACCCGCAGTTTCAGAACCCTTTCGTCATCGACCCCAAGGTGAACTACACGCTGATCCGCGGCAACCATAGCATCAAGATCGGTTACGAATTCCAGTCCATCTCGACGGCCATCGACGACTTCAACCCGGTCTATGGTTCGGACACGTACGGCGGCGGCTTTGCAGCCGTGACCGCGGCGAACTGCACGGCCGGACAGGTTTCGACGGCAACCACACCATGCACCCCTACCGATACGGCCGCGGGCAACACGGCGTCCACACAGATCTCGCAAGCACGTAACCTTGCCGACTTCATGTTCGGCAATCGCAGCGCATACCAGCTGAATAACTTCGTGGTCATCAACCTGCGCCAGAAGATGAACTTCATGTATGTGCAGGATGACTTCAAACTCTTCCCGAACCTCACCATCAACGCCGGTCTTCGCTACGAACTTGTGACGCCGCAGTACACCGACGGCAACCACCAGGCGAACTTCGATCCGACCACGAACTCGCTGATCCAGGCGAAGGATGGATCGATCTATAACCGCGCGCTGGTAAACATGCAGAAGAACAACCTTGGACCGCGCTTCGGTTTCTCCTACAGCCCGGATAGCGTCTCGACGATTCGCGGCGGCTATGGCATCAACTACACGCAGTTCAACCGCGAGGGTGGCGAAAATCTCCTTGCCTACAACGGTCCGTACATCGTGGGCGCGAGCATCAATCAGCTTCCGAGCCAGGGTATCTGCACCAGCGATACGCAGGATCAGACGACCTGCTTCCGTCAGACGCAGCAGGGCTACTCGACCACGCTCGTCTCGCCTTCCGCTTTCAATCCGCTGAAGGTTCAGTCGCGCTACATCCCGCGGAATAACCCGACAGGCTATGTGCAGAGCTTCCATCTGTCGGCACAGCGCCAGCTTCCACGCAACATCGTCCTCGACCTTGCTTACGTTGGTTCCAAGGGCACACACCTCATGGTCCTCGGCGATCAGAACCAAGCCGCGGTGCAGAGTGTGACGAGCGCGACCTGCTCGATCACCCCAAATAGCAACGGCACGGCGACTTATATCTCGAGTGGCTGTCCGTCGGAGCAGAGCCGTCGTCCCATCACTAACTTTGCCGGCATTGAAGTGGCCACGGGTATCGGCTACTCCAACTACAACGCTCTCCAGTTCAAGGCCGAGAAGCGTTACGGCAATGGACTCTATCTCATCAACTCTTTCACGTACTCGCGCGGTTTCGATATCGCCTCCGGCCACCTTGAAACGGCGTTCGGGGATAACTCGCGCGTCAACCTCGCGAACCTTCGCGGAGACTACGGTCCTTCGGGCTACGATCAGCCGCTCAACAACACCACGTCGATCCTCTACGATCTGCCGTTCGGCAAGGGACGCCGGTTTGGCAATTCATCGCCCTACCTTGTACGTCAGGCTCTGGGCGGATGGCAGCTTACCATCATCAACCAGTCGACCAGCGGCGTGCCGCTCAACCTGAACTACTCGATCAACTCGGGCTTCACGGTCAGCGATCTGCTTACCTTCCGCCCAAACGTGACCGGCAACCCGCTCGCCTCGAAGTCTGCCTACGTGAAGACCGCGACGGCTCTCAACGGCTTCTTCAACTCAGCAAGTGTGGCTGTTCCCTATACCAACAACCCCTTCGGCAACTCGCAGCGCAACTCGGTTCGCGGGCCTATCTATAACCAGACCGACTTTGGTCTTCACAAGGCGTTTGATCTCTGGCGCGAAGACACCAAGCTCGATATCCGCGGCGAGGCCTTCAACGTTCTCAACCACGTCAACTACACTGGTCCGGACACGAACCGCAGCAACAGCACCTTCGGTTCGATCACGGGCTTCAACCCTGCCCGTCAGCTTCAGGTCGCTGCCAAGCTGATCTTCTAA
- a CDS encoding metallophosphoesterase family protein: MKLTRRSLLNMGAATAVGSALNPSLRAFDLHPAAAPNTFRFAVIADTHIIDEFYVPGSENGFEDNDSILKTTDRLTAARDSINAAHPIDGKQVEQVFLVGDCFHNYPSADLDFYYKHRTRIDISRDLLDGFKMPVHIGFGNHDYDEHQKPGISREMSHQLFKDKLRTEPYYAVDYKGFRFLHLNNFLGKTWDADQPLKGRTIGSLGETQLQWAEAQLAQRKPTVVFIHYPLWFQQPTEFADFGLHPLLRKYQDNIRIVIAGHYHKWIDFSHTYGPQHTVMASTRYDKNAFMLFDADSKAGSIRWIDNDRPEWSTHYAKPYTRG, translated from the coding sequence ATGAAGCTCACACGTCGTTCTCTCCTCAACATGGGCGCTGCCACCGCAGTCGGCAGCGCCCTCAACCCTTCGCTCCGCGCCTTTGACCTGCACCCCGCAGCCGCGCCCAACACGTTCCGCTTCGCCGTCATCGCCGACACGCACATCATCGACGAGTTCTATGTCCCCGGCTCGGAGAACGGCTTCGAAGATAACGACAGTATCCTGAAGACGACCGATCGTCTGACCGCCGCGCGCGATAGCATCAACGCCGCGCATCCGATCGATGGCAAGCAGGTCGAGCAGGTCTTCCTTGTCGGCGACTGCTTTCATAACTACCCTTCGGCCGACCTCGACTTCTATTACAAGCACCGTACGCGTATCGACATCTCGCGCGACCTGCTTGACGGCTTCAAGATGCCGGTACACATCGGATTCGGCAACCACGATTACGACGAGCACCAGAAGCCTGGCATCTCGCGCGAGATGTCGCATCAGCTCTTCAAGGACAAGCTCCGCACTGAGCCCTATTACGCGGTCGACTACAAGGGCTTTCGCTTTCTGCACCTCAACAACTTTCTCGGGAAGACGTGGGACGCGGACCAGCCGCTGAAGGGCCGCACGATAGGCTCGCTTGGTGAGACGCAGCTCCAGTGGGCCGAAGCGCAACTCGCCCAGCGCAAGCCGACCGTGGTCTTCATCCACTATCCTCTGTGGTTCCAGCAGCCGACGGAGTTCGCGGACTTCGGACTGCATCCTTTGCTGCGCAAGTACCAGGACAACATCCGCATCGTGATCGCCGGCCACTATCACAAGTGGATCGATTTCTCGCACACCTACGGCCCGCAGCACACAGTAATGGCCTCGACGCGGTATGACAAGAACGCCTTCATGCTCTTCGACGCCGACTCCAAAGCAGGGTCGATTCGCTGGATCGACAACGATCGGCCGGAGTGGTCGACACATTACGCCAAGCCTTACACGCGCGGTTAG